A stretch of DNA from Natrinema halophilum:
TCTTCGCGGAACTCGAGGCGGACGATCGGATCGACGCGGTGTACGTCAGCACGAACGAGCGGTTCGCCCCCGACTTCGAAGCCCACCTCGCCGAGAGCGACTTCGACAAGCCCCGTCTCTCCGTCGAGGATACGACCGAGGAAGAAGACAAGTTCGGCGTCGTCGGCGCCCTCGCCCAGTTGATCGACCGCGAGAACATCGACGACGATCTTCTGGTCATCGCCGGCGACAACCTGATCAGTTTCGCCGTCTCGGATTTTCTCGATTACTTTCAAGACCACGACGCTCCCACGCTCGCCGCCTACGACGTCGGCTCCCGCGAGAAGGCCAAATCCTACGGGCTGGTCGATATCGACGGGGACCGCGTCGTCGACTTCCAGGAAAAACCGGACGACCCGAAGAGTACACTCGTCTCGATCGCGTGCTATGCCTTCCCGCGAGATTCGCTCGATCTCCTGGCGACCTACCTCGAGGACGGCAACAACCCCGACGAACCGGGCTGGTTCGTCCAGTGGCTCCAGAACCGCGAGGCGACCTACGCCTACACGTTCGAAGGCGCGTGGTTCGACATCGGCACTCCCGAGAGCTATCTCGACGCCGTCGCCTGGCATTTAGATGGCGAGTCGATGGTCGCCGAGTCCGCGACGCTCGAAGACGCAACGATCGGTGAGAACGTCCACGTCATGGATGCCGTCACCCTCGAGGATACCGACCTCGAACATACGGTCATCTTTCCGGATGCAACGGTCCAGAACGGTGACATCCGACGTTCGATAATCGATCAGGGCACCCATATCGAAGACCTCGACCTCGCCGGGGCTCTCATCGGGGCTCACACGACGATCACGAACGGCCACGAACAGTAACGCCGTTGAAATCCGTCTTCTCGGCCGTCGCGTCGAACCGGTCGATACAGATATCAGTCCGCCGTGTGATATGTGTGGACAACGGTCATGCAATCCGAACAGGCGGCTCGAGACGCACTCGAACCGCACGCCGACGGTGTCCCGTTCGAGGAACTCGCGCGAGATTTCCTCGAGTACCGGCGCTGGACCGGTGACGACCCGCTGTTGCTGGTCGCCGAGGCTGCCGCCGCATCCACCGGCCAGCGCTTCGTCGACGGAATCAAGCCGGCCGTCGAGCGCTTTCGAGACGCCTTCGTCGCGGCCGACCGCGTCACCTCGTTTGCGTCCCTTGCGGCACTCGACGTCGAGGACGAAGACCTCGTCGCGGCTTTCGGTGCGGAGCGCAAGCGGCGTGTTCTCTGCGAGATCGCACACATTTTCGCCGACAGTTCGATCGACGACGATCTCCACGCACTCGTCGACTGGGCACAGTCGGCAGACCACTATCGATACGTCGATGACCCGATCGGGGCGGTTTCAGGCGTCGGTCCGGCGACGTTCCAGTATCTTCGCCAACTGGCCGGGGTCCCGACCGTCGCGCCTGACCCGACGATCGAACGGTTGCTTTTGGCCGTCGACGACGACCTCGACGCATCCCCGATCGAAACGACGACCGATCTCAGGACGATCGCCTCCTGCGAGTGGCTGGCGTTCATTTCGGATTTCAGTCCCCTCGAACTCGACTGCATCGCGTGGTGGACGGCCACCGATCCGGACGAACGCGACGCCGTCCTCGAGGCCGTTCGTGACGCGTGACAACCATCGAACGTGCGTCAGTTGCTGGGTCAAGCGGCAGTCAGTTCCTGGACTCGCTCGAGGCCGGTTTCGGCCTCCGTCTTGGTTCGCTCCAGCGGATCGGTGATCTCGCTCGGGAAGCCGATCCGGTCGGCGAGTGCGAGCAACGTCTCCAGTTTCGTGATCTCGAGGCGTTCGATACCCCGGCCCAGTTCCGTCTCGATCAGATCACCCAACACCGGGTCCTGCAGGTCGCCCACGATATCCTCGCGGTCCGTTTGCAATCCATCGAGAACCGGATTCTCGACCGGCGCGGGATCGGCTTCGATCGCGTCGAAGATCGGCTCGAGCCGTCTCAGTTGTTCCGTCATCCGCTCGCTGTGGGCCATAAAGAAGTCCTCGAGTTCCTCGTCGGTCGCGGCCTCGGCTAGATCCGACTGCAGGTCTTCGAGTTCGCGCTCGATGTGAT
This window harbors:
- a CDS encoding sugar phosphate nucleotidyltransferase is translated as MKAVVLAGGYATRMWPITKHRPKMFLPIGESTVIDRIFAELEADDRIDAVYVSTNERFAPDFEAHLAESDFDKPRLSVEDTTEEEDKFGVVGALAQLIDRENIDDDLLVIAGDNLISFAVSDFLDYFQDHDAPTLAAYDVGSREKAKSYGLVDIDGDRVVDFQEKPDDPKSTLVSIACYAFPRDSLDLLATYLEDGNNPDEPGWFVQWLQNREATYAYTFEGAWFDIGTPESYLDAVAWHLDGESMVAESATLEDATIGENVHVMDAVTLEDTDLEHTVIFPDATVQNGDIRRSIIDQGTHIEDLDLAGALIGAHTTITNGHEQ
- a CDS encoding DUF892 family protein, whose product is MIENDRELFVRELRELHHIERELEDLQSDLAEAATDEELEDFFMAHSERMTEQLRRLEPIFDAIEADPAPVENPVLDGLQTDREDIVGDLQDPVLGDLIETELGRGIERLEITKLETLLALADRIGFPSEITDPLERTKTEAETGLERVQELTAA